One genomic region from Myxocyprinus asiaticus isolate MX2 ecotype Aquarium Trade chromosome 27, UBuf_Myxa_2, whole genome shotgun sequence encodes:
- the LOC127417884 gene encoding peroxisome proliferator-activated receptor gamma coactivator 1-beta-like, which yields MADCASLLDEELSSFVFNYLTENSGSQYGEEEVCSDRLDADFPDFDLSQLDTSDFDSVNCLSELHWCNEHSDHSPASIQYSAGDPELFEEENAALLAAFTDSLDSIVEDGVGGLSVFPSLGEDPEEGEEEEEDDLPLDSEPLHGSLSPETEDPSLLKKLLLSPPNVPSGLESHKDGSVHRHSSRSQHVKPVRPVLKKDKTSTQERKPRPVRPASRLCAELHRHLTTAQEAEDAPSADTEEEENEEDEEDSDSEEEEESSSEDCESTVCFEPPKPQFSSEKELHSVVELIKYMHTYCLPTRKQAGWDRKEREALARKAKPENPSVPRSVPQNCHKLVPQTISGSRPRVPFTRRREIKAHSLLKELLEAVSSFDVSKPYRMHSPPYTHSRGAAQPTHEKKTEVSSSPACQPKAETKDSDYESSQKAAKRLKSPEPGEGSFSVRRSHRLASFPSRFAKRVRVNCGRSEPSAGQSNKEENQIKHPPTEPPSDSNQKTNSYKSSETQNPSCNDEKHACLCMPLASKSNGDTQYADKPFEQTLCVELCGTAGLTPPTTPPHKPLEDELFKPDGKAELTTKNSCLARTHLRKQPEQTELYAQLRRMGQTGNTDLKGGTQHTYGDHDYCLLGLGESRKRPAAMQSCVEVQGKEEKMGVNNEEMEGQEERLLLKALDDQQRTESKEGQLTNSPAELPTPSPEQTSEPSPIHSPSPELDAQSPVSCSPPSPSCKLSFSNESFEMCPKATETNSKCGQENDVNKCQVIYIHNLPSSVTQFMLRKRFEAFGEPEDCKVVIKNDERCGVITLRSAQSGQTQRHRWDSLGQSRGNSNRRFGRKRYIDLDEAGPGPVKSKYDALDFDSLLKEAQRSLHR from the exons tATGGGGAAGAGGAGGTCTGCTCAGACCGCCTTGATGCTGACTTCCCTGACTTTGACCTCTCACAGCTGGACACCAGCGATTTTGACTCAGTGAACTGCCTCAGTGAGCTGCACTGGTGCAACGAGCACTCAGATCACTCCCCTGCCTCCATACAGTACAGTGCAGGAGACCCAGAGCTATTCGAG GAAGAGAATGCGGCGCTGCTCGCTGCGTTCACAGACAGCCTGGACAGCATTGTTGAGGACGGGGTCGGGGGGCTGTCTGTGTTCCCTTCGCTGGGGGAAGACCCTGAAGAgggtgaagaggaggaggaagatgacCTCCCTTTGGACAGTGAGCCCCTCCATGGCTCTCTGAGCCCAGAGACAGAAGACCCGTCTCTA CTAAAGAAACTCCTGTTGTCACCCCCTAATGTGCCTTCGGGCCTTGAGTCGCACAAAGATGGCAGCGTGCATCGCCATAGCAGCAGGAGCCAGCACGTCAAGCCCGTGAGGCCTGTGCTAAAG aaggacAAGACAAGCACACAGGAGCGTAAGCCACGACCAGTGCGGCCTGCCAGTCGACTTTGTGCTGAACTCCATCGCCACCTCACCACCGCACAGGAGGCCGAGGACGCACCCTCCGCTGACACAGAGGAAGAGGAGAACGAGGAGGATGAAGAGGACAGTGActcggaggaggaagaggagtcCAGCAGCGAGGACTGTGAGAGCACGGTGTGCTTCGAGCCGCCGAAGCCTCAGTTCTCCTCAGAGAAAGAACTGCACTCTGTAGTGGAGCTCATCAAATACATGCACACTTACTGCCTGCCCACACGCAAACAGGCCGGCTGGgatcgcaaggagcgtgaggctTTGGCACGTAAGGCCAAGCCTGAGAATCCCTCAGTGCCCCGCAGCGTTCCTCAGAACTGTCACAAGCTGGTACCTCAAACTATTAGCGGGTCCAGGCCGAGAGTACCCTTCACTAGACGCAGGGAGATCAAAGCCCACTCCTTGCTCAAAGAGCTTTTAGAAGCTGTCAGTTCCTTTGACGTTAGCAAGCCTTACAGAATGCACAGCCCTCCTTATACCCACAGCAGAGGGGCTGCTCAGCCCACCCATGAGAAAAAGACTGAGGTTTCATCCTCCCCTGCTTGCCAGCCCAAAGCTGAAACTAAAGACTCAGACTATGAGAGCTCGCAAAAGGCTGCAAAGCGCCTCAAGAGCCCTGAGCCAGGGGAAGGATCCTTTTCAGTTAGACGCTCTCACCGTCTGGCTTCCTTTCCCAGCCGATTTGCTAAGAGAGTCCGTGTGAACTGTGGCCGATCAGAGCCCAGTGCTGGACAGTCCAACAAAGAGGAGAACCAGATCAAACATCCTCCCACAGAACCACCATCTGATAGCAACCAGAAGACCAACTCTTACAAGAGCTCCGAAACCCAAAACCCAAGCTGCAATGACG AGAAACATGCCTGCCTGTGTATGCCGCTGGCTTCCAAATCCAACGG AGACACACAGTATGCCGACAAGCCCTTTGAGCAGACTCTCTGCGTGGAGCTGTGTGGCACAGCAG GCCTCACTCCCCCCACTACACCCCCTCACAAACCACTGGAGGACGAGCTCTTCAAACCAGATGGCAAAGCTGAGCTCACCACCAAGAACTCGTGCCTGGCACGGACGCACTTACGCAAGCAACCAGAGCAGACGGAACTGTATGCCCAGCTGCGCCGGATGGGCCAAACGGGCAATACAGACTTGAAGGGTGGCACACAACACACATACGGGGACCATGACTACTGCCTACTGGGATTGGGGGAGAGTCGCAAGAGACCAGCGGCCATGCAGAGCTGCGTGGAAGTGCAAGGGAAGGAGGAGAAGATGGGTGTGAACAATGAGGAGATGGAGGGACAGGAGGAGAGGCTCCTCTTGAAAGCCCTAGATGACCAGCAGAGAACCGAAAGCAAGGAGGGTCAGCTGACGAACTCACCTGCAGAGTTACCTACGCCCAGCCCAGAGCAGACCAGCGAACCCTCTCCTATCCATTCTCCTTCCCCAGAGCTGGACGCCCAGTCGCCAGTGTCCTGCTCACCCCCCTCCCCCAGCTGCAAGCTCTCTTTCAG CAATGAGAGCTTTGAGATGTGCCCCAAAGCAACAGAAACAAACAGCAAGTGTGGACAAGAGAATGATGTG AACAAGTGCCAAGTGATCTACATTCACAACCTTCCGAGCAGCGTCACTCAGTTCATGCTGCGTAAGCGCTTCGAGGCCTTCGGTGAACCAGAGGATTGTAAAGTTGTCATCAAAAACGA TGAGCGTTGTGGAGTTATCACACTGAGGTCCGCTCAGAGCGGCCAGACCCAACGGCACAGGTGGGACTCGCTGGGTCAGAGCAGGGGGAACAGCAACCGACGGTTTGGCAGGAAGCGTTACATAGATCTGG ATGAGGCGGGTCCCGGCCCGGTGAAGAGCAAGTATGATGCACTGGACTTTGACTCTCTGCTGAAGGAGGCCCAGAGAAGCCTGCATCGCTGA